DNA from Carboxydocella sporoproducens DSM 16521:
GTTGCTGATGCTGGTGACAAAATAGCGGCCCAGACCAGGAATAGCAAAAATATGCTCCACCACAAAGGAACCGGTGAAGATACCAGCCACCAGAGGGCCCAGATAGGTAATAATGGGCATTAAGGCATTGCGCAAAGCGTGCCGGTAGATAATTACCCGTTCAGACAACCCTTTGGCTTTAGCTGTCTTGATATAATCCTGTTGTAAGACCTCTAACATGCTGGAGCGCATAAATCTAGCAATAACCGCAGTCGGCATCCCGGATAGCGCCAGAGCGGGAAGCACCACATTCTCCCAGCTCCCCCACATCGCTGCCGGAAACCATTGCAGTTTGAGGGCAAACACGTACATCAGCAAGGTCGCCAGAATAAAACTGGGCACAGCAAATCCGATAGTGGACAAAATCATGGCCAGATAATCCTGCCACTTGTTATGTCGTAATGCAGCTATGATTCCGGAAATAATACCTACTATCAACGAAAAGGCAACAGCTACTGCCCCCAGGGTAGCGGAGACAGGGAAATAGGTTTTGATGATATCATTGACTGTAACCCCTTCTTCCTTGAAAGACGGGCCCAGGTTCCAGGTTACTACCCCTTTCAAGTAATCCAGGTACTGCTTGTACAGGGGATCAT
Protein-coding regions in this window:
- a CDS encoding ABC transporter permease; the encoded protein is MLRFLVRRAISVVTALFFVVTLTFFMMKAIPGGPFDADKKLPPAIQKNLEEKYHLNDPLYKQYLDYLKGVVTWNLGPSFKEEGVTVNDIIKTYFPVSATLGAVAVAFSLIVGIISGIIAALRHNKWQDYLAMILSTIGFAVPSFILATLLMYVFALKLQWFPAAMWGSWENVVLPALALSGMPTAVIARFMRSSMLEVLQQDYIKTAKAKGLSERVIIYRHALRNALMPIITYLGPLVAGIFTGSFVVEHIFAIPGLGRYFVTSISNRDYTVIMGLTIFYSIFLVLMNLLVDLAYAAVDPRIKLVEKKG